From a single Bacillus pseudomycoides DSM 12442 genomic region:
- a CDS encoding DMT family transporter: protein MSKKQMLLGSLLCLLAVTAWGFMFPVMASALQFIDPFFFTTIRYGSAAIIFTVLLFMIEGKVAFHLEKQALHLLFYGTVGFAGYGFLVFYGQQLAGPSGAIHAAMIQSLMPLLALLLQWILKNKKPQNYTFLCMLCALIGVMLVISKGNIHLLFGAASHVSTNLFMLCGVMCWVIYTNGGSRFQNWSPLRYTALTCLFGSISLVLIVALLTYTNLISVPPLHTIVTVRFELFYMSIIAGVIAVFCWNMGNRYISSINGILFMNLVPVLALIGSIFRGYKIEEIEVIGAMITIIALLCNNLWQRKQERIQEEITS, encoded by the coding sequence GTGAGTAAAAAACAAATGCTACTTGGGTCCCTTTTATGCTTACTTGCCGTAACAGCTTGGGGATTTATGTTTCCTGTTATGGCCAGCGCTCTGCAGTTTATAGATCCATTCTTTTTCACAACAATCCGCTATGGATCCGCAGCTATTATTTTTACTGTTCTTCTCTTCATGATTGAAGGAAAAGTCGCTTTTCACTTAGAAAAACAAGCTCTCCATTTGTTATTTTATGGTACAGTCGGTTTTGCCGGATACGGATTTCTTGTTTTCTATGGACAGCAATTAGCAGGACCTTCAGGGGCTATTCATGCAGCCATGATTCAATCTCTTATGCCGCTGCTTGCTTTACTATTACAATGGATCTTAAAAAATAAAAAACCACAAAACTATACATTTCTTTGTATGCTTTGTGCACTTATCGGTGTTATGCTTGTCATTTCAAAAGGTAATATTCACCTATTATTTGGAGCCGCTAGTCATGTCTCCACAAATCTATTTATGTTATGCGGCGTGATGTGTTGGGTCATTTATACAAATGGTGGTTCCCGTTTTCAAAATTGGTCACCGCTTCGATATACAGCACTTACTTGCTTATTCGGATCCATTTCACTCGTCCTTATTGTGGCTTTGCTAACGTATACAAACTTGATTTCTGTACCGCCTCTCCATACAATCGTCACAGTTCGCTTTGAGCTATTTTATATGTCGATTATCGCAGGAGTTATCGCCGTCTTTTGTTGGAATATGGGCAATCGATATATTTCATCCATTAACGGTATTTTATTTATGAATTTAGTTCCTGTACTGGCACTTATCGGATCGATTTTTCGAGGCTATAAAATTGAAGAAATTGAAGTAATTGGAGCGATGATTACCATTATCGCTTTACTATGCAACAACTTATGGCAACGAAAGCAAGAGCGTATCCAAGAAGAAATCACTTCTTGA
- the refZ gene encoding forespore capture DNA-binding protein RefZ — translation MKQTKQKVIDAAISLFYTKGYDGTSVRDIAKRADVNVANISYYFAGKQGLLEQLITDFLEGYVGVIERSFEQREYLPAKEVMNQIVRGILRYQFEHRELTRFFYRELSIDTTLIREVMTVYFSKERYYIEQIIKQGQVQQEFQKVSFTMFMTQLKGMINMPYLYPQYISEVLHSFPSETFFLEMYTKEVEQWMEQILCLTHMYYPLPRAVHM, via the coding sequence ATGAAGCAGACGAAACAAAAGGTAATTGATGCGGCAATTTCATTGTTTTATACGAAAGGGTACGATGGAACATCGGTGCGAGATATTGCAAAGCGGGCGGATGTGAATGTGGCCAATATTTCATATTATTTTGCTGGAAAGCAAGGTTTATTAGAACAGCTTATAACTGATTTTTTAGAAGGATATGTCGGGGTAATTGAAAGGTCATTTGAACAAAGAGAGTATTTGCCAGCTAAAGAAGTGATGAATCAAATTGTACGAGGAATTTTACGCTATCAGTTTGAGCATAGGGAACTTACTCGGTTTTTTTACCGAGAGCTTTCAATTGATACAACGTTGATCCGGGAAGTGATGACTGTTTATTTTTCTAAAGAAAGATATTATATAGAGCAAATCATTAAGCAGGGGCAAGTGCAGCAAGAGTTTCAAAAGGTGTCTTTTACAATGTTTATGACGCAATTAAAGGGCATGATAAACATGCCGTATTTATATCCACAATATATATCGGAGGTACTGCATTCGTTTCCATCAGAAACATTCTTTTTGGAAATGTATACGAAAGAAGTAGAGCAATGGATGGAACAAATATTATGTTTAACGCATATGTATTATCCGTTACCGAGAGCAGTCCATATGTAA